A genomic segment from Paenibacillus sp. FSL K6-1096 encodes:
- a CDS encoding copper amine oxidase N-terminal domain-containing protein yields MNHRHHPFFRLAMKTLIMLLCAGLLPLVHTAAPAQAAPVVGNQIRPLLIHNQYVLFPGKLAPYIQEGKLMVPVRAFAGALGAQLTYDAASKSTTISLLGESVGKLRAGQATAVTKDGSALALGVSPQLRDGVLFAPMNPILTGLKKLKWENMSNVLNRNVLLVQGRGDTVLPQAKAWQSVTPFGDVPGEKQNPFYPTLMTQSADGKGFRLSLSVLNVSGSVIPKGASSLEFVAVNSQGQTVVRQLPGPTQATPKAGALSFTINVTTAPDYVIFNSRIK; encoded by the coding sequence ATGAATCATCGCCATCATCCATTCTTTCGGCTTGCTATGAAAACCTTGATTATGCTGCTATGCGCTGGTCTGTTGCCACTCGTACATACGGCGGCTCCGGCGCAGGCTGCACCGGTAGTGGGGAATCAGATTAGGCCGCTGCTGATCCATAACCAATATGTGCTGTTTCCGGGGAAGCTGGCGCCCTATATCCAGGAGGGTAAATTAATGGTGCCTGTCCGTGCGTTTGCAGGTGCGCTGGGTGCACAGCTGACCTATGACGCTGCCAGCAAGAGCACCACTATCTCGCTGCTTGGGGAGAGTGTGGGGAAGCTGCGGGCCGGGCAGGCTACGGCGGTAACCAAAGACGGAAGTGCGTTAGCGCTGGGAGTGTCCCCGCAATTGCGGGATGGCGTACTGTTTGCGCCGATGAACCCAATACTCACCGGGCTGAAAAAGCTGAAATGGGAGAACATGTCTAACGTGCTTAACCGCAATGTACTACTTGTGCAGGGCCGAGGGGATACAGTGTTGCCGCAGGCCAAGGCGTGGCAGAGCGTGACTCCGTTTGGAGATGTGCCTGGGGAGAAGCAGAATCCCTTTTATCCGACACTAATGACGCAGTCTGCCGACGGGAAAGGCTTCAGGCTAAGCCTCAGTGTGCTTAATGTCTCCGGGTCTGTTATTCCCAAGGGAGCTTCCAGCTTGGAGTTCGTCGCTGTGAACAGTCAAGGGCAGACCGTAGTCCGGCAGCTTCCCGGCCCTACGCAGGCGACTCCTAAGGCAGGAGCTCTGTCATTCACGATTAATGTGACCACAGCGCCGGATTATGTGATTTTCAATTCACGGATCAAGTAA
- a CDS encoding FtsK/SpoIIIE domain-containing protein has translation MEQLKLIGKVAAEFLKSNIGGEQEDGIARFLLDRLSSPQVSVICKEILEDHYLSEIVDIKLPIELDIGQGLPEDIFTTERTTNLRHTYTDKPVLLLANNNDDQGPSLKNIFKIGTNDLKANTKIWVNVASSNIPTINGSQRLLNVWEKALIGLLNTTDCSLEMFSKYVSDTRNKISEDGATLIEALGWALPALKIPRDSGYFYSIADNRQTYKKNWENAYKELKEKRSCFLYKLTSSRDVIENEQLKSSFEDIKEYIPEYVHSAILKFISSKPAWTAESEILSQFEWESDGIDSFFSGIRLAKKSSLADETKKLLEDEFSDLITDEDYNYLNLLEKRKARDSNEDDVEFFDKHRYQIDFNKKLKAKWDKFIYGKPIECTNFLVGLMRAIERLLAQSEGSKRRKVIKVKTQKRDKKSAWLDLNTDLGLYFSTRYKGLPELMAPYIEWDTFWLFKYDEFIEIERKRLKLKYSKNNSISKGSRQIKFYIELYYEDDFGVDQHCKVQLVWEGDVNAVGMGLYSDLERLVNNLQHPFQRTSVSKNHISKKGKLQGISLSDVYTLQPVYRQNRGSFVSVYDKTMDIQNEFLSELEMARDESRINTNGYSEILDCWRKFSVTYKTALNEWLEGGLISENQILQSELYGKLMTSLMKHGKGDINRLKLWYPLMKIGIVEVKGNKPVAILPPWHPMRMAGLAAKMQQLKDVIFYLMKAENLEFGDSKLFFDEIESDIEHPYYPEICLGFQGVELPELLTISDSVNDYSLMEMPIIKTIYQETNEDPKEASAKLVNLLDRYLELQPHEGANLGVVLYNSDSTRLPLAIVESISKMNHKNDNIRCQVVLRHRDINKLNNIYSKMVEGTDADTDNFVASEVTSDFMAKLRIGVMAHQSSVSENEEGKPYDVVFLQDVISRHAMFEWVKIDVSVPVRNIIKHYPARWSRRRPTAKDELKSITYLVCPSQIVEGWEYLKFIKSITKSSDEDNDECFLPSRQISFQNKDTKNIFDESHKLGEWVANYDELLDRRLLKNQGVNVIKYQHNKTNGPNLVVSTTTSLRLLRIILKRKLKSLNLGIVDTDIETLADYFIQEANELSGDIVLRAAKLGRYASELLGVVLSKLIIAEEMQDPTNIGWYFLDDYASWLGKNEEQIADIMAISPFEKDGEFYLQLIITEAKFVDIKNLSNSKKISKKQLVDTVARINNALFKEPARMDRDIWLSKISDLLVEGTVYMENSSISIENWRELIRNGSVKIEVRGYSHVFVPTSEGAENLESEQNKLNELIHGYQEVYSREAVRELFLTIINKQKLYSVRSKFANEITWNKLFNIEDKQIIIEADSNNNTSSKEPLIEVVNSNSAQSDFEVLPPGITDISGGEGVMPRSSKTVSNSPYKNQEFNEWLISNSKQGVDNASDQNWLISVVNSLKVALASYGLQSKVLESRLTPNAAIVKLKGSDRLRVEDIEKKKSQLLTTHALNVINVLPHPGEIVVFIERPERQIIPLATVWAAREIKSENLKTNLNFVIGVKEVDGELLYLNLDGPFGGLEQHAPHTLIAGETGSGKSVLIQTLILDICATNSLETAKIYLIDPKYGVDYQGLEDLPHLTEGIIIDRDRASKILEELVNEMESRYLRFREHKVPNLKEYNSKVPDVDKLPFIFLIHDEFADWMLIDEYKNTVSSAVQRLGVKARAAGIHLIFAAQRPDKDALPVQLRDNLGNRLILKVGSIGTSEIALGEKGAENLLGRGHLVARLSGEANLIYAQVPYITNDDIFKVSQIIMESI, from the coding sequence ATGGAACAGTTGAAATTAATCGGTAAGGTTGCGGCAGAGTTCTTAAAGAGTAATATTGGAGGAGAACAAGAGGATGGTATAGCGAGATTTTTACTGGATAGGTTATCAAGTCCGCAGGTATCAGTAATATGTAAGGAAATACTTGAAGATCATTATTTAAGCGAAATTGTAGATATTAAATTACCTATTGAACTAGATATAGGGCAAGGACTGCCTGAGGATATTTTCACAACAGAAAGAACTACTAATTTACGACATACGTATACAGATAAACCAGTCTTACTGCTTGCTAACAATAATGATGATCAAGGCCCTTCCCTAAAGAATATTTTTAAAATTGGAACTAATGATCTAAAAGCTAATACTAAGATCTGGGTTAATGTAGCTTCTAGTAATATTCCAACTATAAATGGAAGTCAAAGACTTCTTAATGTTTGGGAGAAGGCATTGATTGGCTTGCTTAATACAACGGATTGCAGTCTTGAGATGTTTAGCAAGTATGTTTCTGATACAAGGAATAAGATAAGTGAAGATGGTGCGACTTTAATAGAAGCATTAGGATGGGCTTTACCTGCTCTAAAGATTCCTAGAGATTCAGGTTATTTTTACTCTATTGCTGATAACAGACAAACTTATAAAAAAAATTGGGAAAATGCTTACAAAGAATTAAAAGAAAAGAGAAGCTGCTTTTTATATAAGCTCACTTCATCAAGAGATGTAATAGAAAATGAACAATTAAAGAGCTCATTTGAGGATATAAAAGAGTATATTCCCGAATATGTTCATTCCGCTATATTAAAGTTTATTTCTTCAAAACCAGCTTGGACTGCAGAATCCGAAATCTTGTCTCAGTTCGAATGGGAAAGTGATGGGATTGATTCATTCTTCTCTGGCATTAGGCTAGCAAAAAAAAGTAGTCTTGCAGATGAAACAAAAAAGCTTTTAGAAGATGAATTCTCTGACTTAATTACTGACGAAGACTATAATTACTTAAACTTACTTGAAAAAAGAAAAGCCAGGGACTCAAATGAAGACGATGTAGAGTTTTTCGATAAGCACAGATATCAAATAGACTTTAATAAAAAGTTGAAGGCCAAATGGGATAAGTTTATATATGGAAAACCAATAGAATGTACTAACTTCCTTGTAGGTCTAATGCGTGCTATTGAAAGGTTGCTTGCACAGTCTGAGGGGTCTAAACGAAGAAAAGTTATCAAAGTAAAGACTCAAAAAAGAGATAAAAAAAGTGCGTGGCTAGATCTAAATACTGATTTAGGTTTGTATTTTAGTACTAGATATAAAGGATTACCAGAATTAATGGCCCCGTACATTGAGTGGGATACGTTTTGGTTGTTTAAGTATGATGAGTTTATTGAAATAGAGCGGAAAAGGCTAAAGCTAAAGTATAGTAAGAATAACTCTATTTCAAAGGGTTCGAGGCAAATTAAGTTTTATATTGAACTTTATTATGAGGATGATTTTGGAGTCGATCAACATTGTAAAGTCCAGTTGGTTTGGGAAGGAGATGTTAATGCTGTAGGAATGGGATTGTATAGTGATCTAGAACGTTTGGTAAACAACCTACAGCATCCATTCCAACGAACCAGCGTTTCTAAAAATCATATAAGTAAGAAGGGGAAGCTCCAAGGTATTTCACTAAGTGATGTTTATACGCTTCAGCCAGTTTATAGACAAAATAGGGGATCCTTTGTAAGTGTATATGATAAAACTATGGATATTCAAAATGAGTTTTTAAGTGAATTAGAAATGGCTAGGGATGAATCTCGGATTAATACAAATGGATATAGTGAAATATTGGATTGCTGGAGAAAATTTTCAGTAACATATAAGACCGCTTTAAATGAATGGCTCGAGGGGGGGCTTATTTCTGAAAATCAAATTTTGCAATCAGAGCTATACGGGAAATTAATGACTTCATTAATGAAGCATGGTAAAGGAGATATTAATAGGCTTAAGTTATGGTATCCGTTAATGAAAATAGGGATTGTTGAAGTAAAGGGCAATAAACCGGTAGCAATTCTTCCTCCTTGGCATCCAATGAGAATGGCTGGTCTTGCAGCGAAAATGCAACAATTAAAAGATGTAATTTTCTATCTTATGAAAGCGGAGAATTTAGAGTTTGGCGATTCGAAGTTATTTTTTGATGAGATAGAATCAGATATTGAACATCCATACTATCCTGAAATTTGCTTGGGATTTCAAGGAGTAGAGCTTCCGGAACTTTTAACTATATCAGATAGTGTGAACGATTATAGTTTAATGGAAATGCCAATAATTAAAACGATTTATCAAGAGACCAATGAAGATCCTAAAGAGGCTAGTGCAAAATTAGTTAATCTACTAGATAGATATCTGGAACTACAGCCCCATGAAGGAGCTAATTTAGGCGTGGTACTTTATAATTCCGATTCCACAAGACTGCCCTTAGCTATTGTGGAATCAATTTCTAAAATGAATCACAAAAATGATAATATTAGGTGCCAGGTAGTATTAAGACATAGAGATATAAACAAATTAAATAATATCTATTCAAAAATGGTTGAAGGTACAGATGCTGATACTGATAATTTTGTTGCTAGTGAGGTTACTAGTGACTTTATGGCTAAGTTAAGAATAGGGGTAATGGCACATCAGTCATCAGTATCTGAAAATGAAGAAGGTAAGCCTTACGACGTGGTGTTCCTTCAAGATGTAATTTCAAGGCATGCAATGTTTGAGTGGGTTAAAATTGACGTTTCTGTCCCCGTTAGGAATATTATTAAGCATTATCCTGCAAGATGGTCACGTCGTCGTCCTACGGCTAAGGATGAGTTAAAGTCAATAACTTACCTTGTTTGTCCTAGTCAAATTGTTGAGGGTTGGGAATATTTGAAGTTTATTAAGAGCATTACGAAATCTAGCGATGAAGATAATGATGAGTGTTTCTTGCCATCAAGACAGATTTCTTTTCAGAATAAAGATACGAAAAATATATTTGATGAATCACATAAACTAGGAGAATGGGTAGCAAATTATGACGAACTGTTAGATCGAAGGCTGTTGAAGAACCAAGGTGTTAATGTTATAAAGTATCAGCATAATAAAACAAACGGCCCCAATTTAGTAGTTTCGACTACAACATCACTACGATTACTTAGAATAATACTAAAAAGAAAGCTGAAATCACTGAACCTAGGAATTGTTGATACTGATATAGAGACACTAGCTGATTATTTTATTCAAGAAGCAAATGAGTTATCAGGGGACATAGTTCTACGGGCTGCTAAATTAGGGAGATATGCTAGTGAATTGCTGGGTGTAGTATTAAGTAAATTAATTATAGCAGAAGAAATGCAAGACCCTACAAACATAGGCTGGTATTTTCTTGATGATTACGCAAGTTGGTTAGGGAAAAATGAGGAGCAAATTGCAGACATTATGGCAATTAGCCCATTTGAAAAAGATGGAGAATTCTATTTGCAACTAATAATTACTGAGGCTAAATTTGTTGATATTAAAAACTTATCAAATTCTAAAAAGATTTCTAAGAAACAACTTGTCGACACAGTTGCTAGGATAAATAACGCACTATTCAAAGAGCCGGCAAGGATGGACAGAGATATATGGCTCTCAAAAATAAGTGACCTGCTTGTGGAAGGAACTGTGTATATGGAAAACTCCTCAATTTCAATTGAAAATTGGCGAGAGTTAATACGAAATGGTAGTGTTAAAATTGAAGTGAGAGGATATTCTCATGTATTTGTGCCTACGAGTGAAGGCGCGGAAAATTTAGAAAGTGAACAAAATAAATTAAATGAACTTATTCATGGATATCAGGAAGTATACTCTAGAGAAGCTGTAAGGGAATTGTTTCTAACAATTATAAACAAACAAAAACTTTACTCAGTTAGATCTAAATTTGCTAATGAGATAACTTGGAACAAGCTCTTTAATATTGAGGATAAACAGATAATAATTGAGGCTGATAGTAACAATAATACAAGTAGCAAAGAACCATTAATTGAAGTTGTAAATAGCAACTCAGCTCAGAGTGATTTTGAAGTATTACCTCCAGGGATAACGGATATTAGCGGAGGAGAAGGCGTTATGCCAAGAAGTTCTAAAACAGTGTCCAATTCTCCTTATAAAAATCAAGAATTTAATGAATGGTTGATTAGTAATTCTAAACAAGGTGTAGATAATGCTAGTGATCAGAACTGGTTGATCAGTGTTGTAAATTCATTAAAAGTTGCTTTAGCGAGTTATGGTTTACAAAGCAAAGTTTTAGAATCGCGTTTAACCCCTAATGCAGCGATAGTAAAGCTTAAAGGTTCAGATCGATTAAGAGTTGAAGATATTGAAAAAAAGAAGTCTCAGTTGCTCACTACACATGCTTTAAATGTAATTAATGTTCTTCCACATCCAGGAGAAATAGTTGTTTTCATTGAAAGACCAGAAAGACAAATAATTCCTTTGGCCACAGTGTGGGCTGCACGTGAAATTAAGAGCGAGAACTTAAAAACTAATCTGAATTTTGTGATAGGTGTTAAAGAGGTTGATGGCGAATTGCTATATTTAAACCTTGATGGACCTTTTGGTGGGCTTGAACAACATGCTCCACATACCCTAATAGCTGGAGAAACGGGAAGTGGTAAGTCGGTCCTAATACAAACATTGATATTAGACATATGTGCAACAAATTCGTTAGAAACTGCGAAGATTTATTTGATTGACCCTAAATATGGTGTGGATTATCAGGGGCTTGAAGATCTCCCTCACTTAACAGAAGGAATTATAATAGATAGAGATAGAGCATCAAAAATACTTGAAGAACTAGTTAATGAAATGGAATCGAGGTATCTGAGGTTCAGAGAACATAAAGTTCCTAATCTTAAAGAATATAATTCCAAAGTGCCTGATGTGGATAAGCTTCCATTTATATTTCTTATACATGATGAATTTGCAGACTGGATGCTCATTGATGAATACAAAAACACAGTGTCCTCAGCGGTGCAAAGATTAGGAGTGAAGGCAAGAGCAGCGGGTATTCATTTAATATTTGCTGCACAAAGGCCTGATAAAGATGCCTTACCTGTACAATTAAGAGACAATTTAGGGAACAGGCTAATACTTAAGGTAGGCAGCATAGGGACATCTGAAATTGCACTTGGAGAAAAGGGTGCTGAAAACTTACTAGGAAGAGGACATCTTGTAGCGAGGCTATCGGGTGAGGCCAATTTAATCTATGCACAAGTTCCATATATCACTAATGATGATATATTTAAGGTAAGTCAAATAATAATGGAATCAATATAA
- a CDS encoding restriction endonuclease-like protein, producing MDSPHTGSRDQAVELLRVETELFTLYLQGKPYHPTVETLQLHRSPEQEWVEATLGISCPERLGEVQIKVFSPEAYGLVDWVPGERAFPCFYETQSYELVLQHKRAANLTFYHENVLLRQAVKPLGDSILAGVLNFRNEVGLTELEIRGDGRTLLRVEMEIFPSKMDYKLDYQNLLHEVNAQIYNLAFDFLRRTYQLTGLRETQHQSLTEFFAILQHIFRQLLEAVERINKNPNYALLQDRRLMDANRVKKAGRENIRELAKHPERLREDAKHGFLSINNRSYTATHLMETRKRLAYDTNENRFVRWMLERIHGKLKALKKRWRENSRTSDPLLITRLDSMLTQIDRVLQMDFVREAGVLKQMSVTLVLQMAPGYREVYRCYLMLLKGLSIQGDLLRLSMKDVAQLYEYWCFLKLNQLLGQKYKLVKQDIIRVNRSGIFVTLDRSQSAQMVYENPVNGEQFILYYNAIPERDKTPTLSQRPDNVLTLKKKDAGQVKEYKYVFDAKYRLNPAYPDTPYEKRYRQPGPEEDDINTMHRYRDAIVYQEQGSGEYERSMFGAYVLFPYPDEERFKSHKFYRSIELLNIGAFPFLPNATGLVEQFLEEIIRDSPEKAYERSTRPRGTKEYYADKLAGKNVLVGSVRGPGQVGVAVRNAFYHMPLKNLASQKLLTQIEYIAMCQSRKKFIDPAKTGIHWVGKVADWQVLRRKEITEVPCRPGTEEELYVRFTIEEWKRLADPIALGGQGILTVLHTSKYILDRALELAELRLDTETELREWREKRRKGRVQVRLDHEEYVDLGRVVEVRNI from the coding sequence ATGGATTCACCTCATACTGGCTCTCGTGATCAGGCGGTCGAATTGCTGCGTGTGGAGACGGAGCTGTTCACGCTGTATCTCCAGGGGAAGCCCTATCATCCTACGGTGGAGACGCTGCAATTGCATCGTTCCCCGGAGCAGGAGTGGGTGGAGGCCACGCTTGGCATAAGTTGCCCGGAGCGGCTGGGTGAGGTGCAGATTAAGGTGTTCTCGCCCGAAGCCTATGGGCTGGTGGATTGGGTGCCGGGAGAGAGGGCTTTTCCTTGCTTTTATGAGACCCAGTCTTACGAGCTGGTGCTTCAGCATAAAAGGGCGGCGAACCTTACGTTCTATCATGAGAATGTGCTGCTCCGGCAGGCGGTGAAGCCGCTGGGGGACTCGATTCTGGCGGGCGTGCTGAACTTCAGGAATGAGGTCGGACTGACGGAATTGGAGATCCGGGGTGACGGGAGGACGCTGCTGCGGGTGGAGATGGAGATTTTCCCCTCGAAGATGGATTACAAGCTGGATTACCAGAACCTTCTGCATGAAGTGAATGCACAGATCTATAATCTGGCCTTCGACTTCCTGCGCCGCACCTACCAGCTCACCGGGCTGCGGGAGACGCAGCATCAGAGCCTGACGGAGTTCTTCGCGATTCTCCAGCATATCTTCAGACAGCTACTGGAGGCTGTTGAGCGGATCAACAAGAACCCTAACTATGCGCTGCTCCAGGACCGCCGTCTGATGGACGCCAATCGGGTCAAAAAAGCCGGAAGAGAGAACATCCGCGAGCTCGCCAAGCACCCTGAACGGTTACGGGAGGACGCGAAGCATGGGTTCTTAAGCATCAACAACCGGAGCTACACGGCCACACACCTGATGGAGACGCGGAAGCGCCTCGCCTATGATACGAATGAGAACCGTTTTGTCCGCTGGATGCTGGAGAGAATTCACGGAAAGCTGAAGGCGCTGAAGAAGCGCTGGAGGGAGAATAGCCGAACCTCAGACCCTTTGCTGATTACAAGGCTGGATTCCATGCTCACGCAGATCGACCGGGTGCTCCAAATGGACTTTGTTCGTGAGGCTGGTGTGCTGAAGCAGATGTCCGTGACATTGGTGCTGCAAATGGCTCCTGGTTACCGGGAGGTCTACCGCTGCTATCTCATGCTGCTCAAAGGCCTGTCGATCCAAGGGGATCTCCTTCGCCTCTCCATGAAGGATGTCGCGCAGCTCTATGAGTACTGGTGCTTCCTCAAGCTGAATCAGCTGCTGGGGCAGAAGTATAAGCTGGTGAAGCAGGATATCATCCGGGTGAACCGGAGCGGGATCTTCGTGACGCTGGACCGTTCGCAGAGTGCGCAGATGGTCTATGAGAATCCGGTCAACGGGGAGCAGTTCATTCTGTATTATAACGCCATACCTGAGAGGGATAAGACGCCGACACTGAGCCAGCGCCCGGACAATGTGCTTACGCTGAAGAAGAAGGATGCGGGGCAGGTTAAGGAGTATAAGTATGTTTTTGACGCTAAGTACCGGTTGAATCCTGCCTATCCCGACACTCCCTATGAGAAAAGGTACAGGCAGCCCGGGCCGGAGGAGGACGACATTAATACGATGCACCGCTACCGGGACGCGATCGTGTATCAGGAGCAGGGCTCGGGGGAGTATGAGCGCAGCATGTTCGGGGCATATGTGTTATTCCCTTACCCGGATGAGGAGCGGTTCAAGAGCCACAAGTTCTACCGCAGCATTGAGCTGCTCAACATCGGTGCCTTCCCGTTCCTGCCGAATGCCACAGGTCTGGTGGAGCAATTCCTGGAGGAGATTATCCGCGACAGCCCGGAGAAAGCCTACGAACGCTCCACACGCCCGCGCGGCACGAAGGAGTATTATGCCGATAAGCTGGCGGGCAAGAATGTACTGGTGGGATCAGTCCGGGGGCCGGGGCAGGTTGGGGTGGCGGTGCGGAACGCTTTTTATCATATGCCGCTTAAGAATCTTGCCAGCCAGAAGCTGCTGACCCAGATCGAATACATCGCCATGTGCCAATCCCGCAAGAAGTTCATTGATCCGGCCAAAACAGGCATTCACTGGGTAGGCAAGGTAGCGGATTGGCAGGTGCTGCGGCGTAAGGAGATTACCGAGGTTCCCTGCCGGCCGGGTACAGAAGAGGAGTTGTATGTGCGGTTCACCATTGAAGAGTGGAAAAGGTTAGCCGACCCTATCGCGTTAGGGGGACAAGGGATTCTCACGGTGCTCCATACCAGCAAGTACATTCTGGACCGGGCCTTGGAGCTTGCCGAGCTTCGCCTGGATACTGAGACTGAGCTACGGGAATGGCGGGAGAAGCGCCGCAAGGGCCGGGTGCAGGTGAGGCTGGATCATGAGGAGTATGTGGATTTGGGGAGAGTTGTGGAGGTGCGGAATATTTGA
- a CDS encoding AAA family ATPase has translation MDVKKPQVVVPEDQAEYIDFYATGVPFEYRLEFITYKPNPSVWWVNQGTSIQAEKEEGILWAPLLNTQGRKLYHWETMKEVQEGDIILHYSNKAIRYVSQVTAAAVEAPKPSSMANTGWQEEGRLIRTTYVELIPSIALQQFNQQIMQLNITQGPLHTGGGVNQGYLFRFSRQALQVLQSLTAEVNWPEFAILDPDEAASAQESLREVIPILPPSDTSISTLLHHIQSHIRRQGFFFPEHLIENFYLSLKAKPFVILAGISGTGKTRLVKLFAEALGAVRDNGQFTLIPVRPDWSDPADLLGYKDLAGRFQPGPVTQVFVEARQRENRHKPYFICLDEMNLARVEHYFSDLLSVLETQEWREGEIRTQALISSALLGTPEDELKYGGLGIPENVFLIGTVNMDETTHPFSKKVLDRASTLEFNYINLQQYPEAMTQEADGAAELAELNHLFLRSDYLSLADAYDTHQELVVRTTVRLVRINALLEDIHAHVGFRVRDAVCFYMIYNERYGLMDEEEAFDWQLLQKLLPRIQGSHSSVRRVLLGLMKEAIGNGTGLAVNIESLMEDASPLYLKWSGGQTPPGVKHPQSARKMAYMLRRLEEDGFTSYWLS, from the coding sequence ATGGATGTGAAGAAGCCCCAAGTCGTCGTCCCCGAAGATCAGGCGGAATACATAGATTTCTATGCGACAGGTGTTCCTTTTGAATACCGTCTAGAGTTCATTACCTATAAGCCGAATCCTAGCGTATGGTGGGTTAATCAGGGGACTTCTATTCAGGCGGAGAAGGAAGAGGGAATTCTGTGGGCGCCTCTACTGAATACACAAGGGCGTAAACTCTATCACTGGGAGACGATGAAGGAAGTTCAGGAAGGCGATATCATTCTTCATTACTCGAATAAAGCCATTCGTTATGTTAGTCAGGTTACTGCTGCGGCAGTGGAAGCTCCTAAGCCAAGCTCTATGGCGAATACAGGTTGGCAGGAAGAGGGGCGGTTGATCCGTACCACATATGTAGAGTTGATTCCGTCCATTGCGCTGCAACAATTCAATCAGCAAATCATGCAACTGAATATCACTCAAGGACCGCTCCATACTGGAGGCGGAGTGAATCAGGGTTATTTGTTCCGCTTCTCAAGACAAGCCCTTCAAGTGCTTCAATCGCTTACGGCAGAAGTGAATTGGCCGGAGTTTGCTATTCTTGATCCAGATGAAGCGGCCTCTGCACAGGAGAGCTTACGTGAGGTGATTCCTATTTTACCGCCATCCGATACTAGTATTTCAACCCTCCTCCACCACATCCAATCCCACATCCGCCGCCAGGGCTTCTTTTTCCCGGAGCATCTGATTGAGAACTTCTATCTCTCGCTGAAGGCGAAGCCGTTTGTGATTCTGGCGGGGATCTCGGGGACGGGGAAGACGAGGCTGGTGAAGCTGTTCGCCGAGGCGCTGGGGGCGGTGCGGGATAATGGGCAGTTCACGTTGATTCCGGTGCGGCCGGATTGGAGTGATCCTGCGGATCTGCTGGGGTATAAGGATCTGGCGGGGCGGTTCCAGCCGGGGCCGGTGACGCAGGTGTTCGTGGAGGCGCGGCAGCGGGAGAACCGGCATAAGCCGTATTTTATCTGCCTGGATGAGATGAACTTGGCCCGGGTGGAGCATTATTTCAGTGATCTGTTAAGTGTGCTGGAGACGCAGGAGTGGCGGGAGGGGGAGATTCGGACACAGGCCCTGATCTCTTCTGCCCTGCTGGGTACGCCTGAGGATGAGCTGAAGTACGGCGGCCTGGGCATCCCGGAGAATGTGTTCCTGATCGGGACGGTGAATATGGACGAGACCACGCACCCTTTTAGCAAAAAAGTCCTCGACCGCGCCAGCACCCTGGAGTTCAATTACATCAATCTGCAGCAGTATCCAGAGGCGATGACGCAGGAGGCGGACGGTGCCGCTGAGCTGGCGGAGCTGAATCATTTGTTCCTCCGTTCCGATTATCTCTCCTTGGCAGATGCCTACGATACCCATCAGGAGCTTGTGGTGCGGACGACCGTGAGATTGGTTAGGATCAACGCGCTGCTGGAGGATATTCATGCTCATGTGGGGTTCCGGGTGCGGGATGCGGTGTGCTTCTATATGATCTATAACGAGCGGTATGGCCTGATGGATGAGGAAGAGGCGTTCGACTGGCAGCTCCTGCAAAAGCTTCTCCCGCGCATTCAAGGCAGTCATTCCTCGGTGCGCCGGGTCCTGCTGGGCCTGATGAAGGAGGCCATTGGCAATGGTACCGGATTAGCTGTGAATATCGAATCGCTCATGGAGGATGCCTCTCCGCTCTATCTGAAGTGGTCTGGCGGGCAGACGCCGCCTGGGGTGAAGCATCCGCAGAGCGCCCGCAAAATGGCTTACATGCTGAGGAGGCTGGAGGAAGATGGATTCACCTCATACTGGCTCTCGTGA
- a CDS encoding putative holin-like toxin produces MEVYQALSLMFMFGMFIIALLNYLKKK; encoded by the coding sequence ATGGAGGTTTATCAAGCATTGTCCCTGATGTTCATGTTTGGCATGTTCATTATCGCGCTGCTAAATTACCTCAAAAAGAAATAG
- a CDS encoding NADAR family protein, producing the protein MIRFYETDKPYGCFSNFAKYPILLKGKEWATTEYYFQAQKFAGTEHEEEIRLASTPMIAARMGRERNRPLRPDWEECKLQVMREALVAKVEQHPVIKSTLLSTGDCTLVEHTSNDAYWGDGGDGKGGNMLGKLLMEIRDGR; encoded by the coding sequence GTGATACGTTTCTATGAGACGGATAAGCCTTACGGCTGCTTTTCTAATTTTGCGAAGTATCCGATTCTGTTAAAAGGCAAGGAGTGGGCGACAACGGAGTATTATTTCCAGGCGCAGAAGTTCGCAGGGACTGAGCATGAAGAGGAGATCCGGCTTGCCAGTACGCCAATGATCGCAGCCAGGATGGGTCGGGAGCGGAATCGGCCGCTGCGCCCGGATTGGGAGGAGTGTAAGTTGCAGGTGATGCGGGAAGCGCTCGTGGCCAAGGTCGAACAGCATCCTGTAATCAAGTCTACCTTGCTATCTACCGGAGATTGCACGCTTGTTGAGCATACCTCGAATGATGCCTACTGGGGAGACGGCGGGGACGGGAAGGGCGGCAATATGCTGGGGAAGCTGCTGATGGAGATTCGGGATGGTAGATAA